One window of Pleurodeles waltl isolate 20211129_DDA chromosome 3_1, aPleWal1.hap1.20221129, whole genome shotgun sequence genomic DNA carries:
- the HOXD3 gene encoding homeobox protein Hox-D3: MLFDKGPQVLPLQESTMQKTAYYDNSGLFGGYAYTKTDAYSYSSGHQPYGQPSLENDYQSSACSIQTSAVRPPSHKSGDISGSCMRTSGSQSSGQPPSLGEAQPPSLPPSPPPVNNAPTQKKPKAAAGSSGPASATISKQIFPWMKESRQNSKQKSSCAPAGDTCEEKSPPGPASKRVRTAYTSAQLVELEKEFHFNRYLCRPRRVEMANLLNLTERQIKIWFQNRRMKYKKDQKAKGIMHSPAGQSPERSPPLSGPGGHMAYPGQLSGVGALGYDAPSPTSFAKSQQSMYGLAAYTAPLSLPQQKRYPGEYEHHGLQQGGAFGSPGLQGSPVYVGAGNFVDSMPAAGPMFNLGHLSHPSSASADYSCAAQVPGSHHHGPCDPHPTYTDLSSHHPSQGRIQEAPKLTHL; this comes from the exons ATGTTATTTGATAAGGGCCCCCAGGTCCTGCCGCTCCAAGAAAGCACAATGCAGAAAACGGCCTACTACGACAACTCGGGCCTGTTCGGCGGCTATGCCTACACCAAGACCGATGCATACAGCTACAGCTCGGGTCACCAGCCCTACGGGCAGCCGAGCCTGGAGAATGATTACCAGAGCTCGGCCTGCTCCATACAGACTTCCGCAGTGCGGCCCCCCAGCCACAAATCCGGCGACATCAGCGGTAGCTGCATGCGGACAAGTGGCAGCCAGAGCAGCGGGCAGCCCCCCAGCCTGGGCGAGGCCCAGCCACCCTCGctgcccccatccccgccccccGTGAACAATGCCCCCACACAGAAGAAGCCCAAGGCGGCCGCCGGCTCCTCGGGCCCGGCCTCGGCCACTATCAGCAAACAAATCTTCCCCTGGATGAAAGAGTCGCGGCAGAACTCCAAGCAGAAAAGCAGCTGTGCCCCGGCAG GGGACACCTGCGAGGAGAAGAGCCCCCCGGGCCCGGCCTCCAAGCGGGTGCGCACGGCCTACACCAGCGCGCAGCTGgtggagctggagaaggagttccaCTTCAACCGCTACCTGTGCCGGCCGCGCCGCGTCGAGATGGCCAACCTGCTGAACCTGACCGAGCGCCAGATCAAGATCTGGTTCCAGAACCGGCGCATGAAGTACAAGAAGGACCAGAAGGCCAAGGGCATCATGCACTCCCCGGCCGGCCAGTCCCCCGAGCGCAGCCCGCCGCTGAGCGGGCCCGGCGGCCACATGGCCTACCCGGGCCAGCTGTCGGGCGTGGGCGCCCTGGGCTACGATGCGCCCTCGCCCACCTCCTTCGCCAAGTCGCAGCAGAGCATGTACGGCCTGGCCGCGTACACGGCGCCGCTCAGCCTGCCCCAGCAGAAGCGCTACCCGGGCGAGTACGAGCACCATGGCCTGCAGCAGGGCGGCGCCTTCGGCAGCCCCGGCCTGCAGGGCAGCCCCGTCTACGTGGGAGCCGGAAACTTCGTGGACTCCATGCCGGCCGCGGGTCCCATGTTCAACCTGGGCCACCTATCGCACCCGTCCTCGGCCAGCGCGGACTACAGCTGCGCAGCCCAGGTCCCGGGCAGCCACCACCACGGACCGTGCGACCCGCACCCCACCTACACGGACCTCAGCTCGCACCACCCCTCGCAGGGGCGCATCCAGGAGGCGCCCAAGCTCACGCACCTGTAG